In a single window of the Sphingosinicella microcystinivorans genome:
- a CDS encoding YgfZ/GcvT domain-containing protein, with translation MIAYLDDRSVLVVSGEDVRDFLNGLVSNDVSEKALTPETPVWAGLLSAQGKYLADMMLFDGGEAGIFIDVHKDRAADLAKKLKLYRLRRTIEIAPTGLRVFAGWKLKGLSRPHDPRLPALGHRWLAAGGSVDASAADWHAYRIGIGVPDTPDFEVDKTMWLETNAAELNGVSFSKGCYVGQENTARMNWRAKVNKRLLPVMLAEPVGADRTIMAGDREAGTLRSFEGAHGIALLRVEYADALLTLGGHPVSVEWPEWLPRPKDAEQGKD, from the coding sequence ATGATCGCATATCTCGATGATCGCAGCGTCCTCGTGGTTTCCGGCGAGGACGTGCGGGACTTCCTGAACGGCCTCGTCAGCAACGACGTCTCCGAAAAGGCGCTGACGCCGGAAACGCCGGTATGGGCCGGGCTGCTCTCCGCGCAGGGCAAGTATCTGGCCGACATGATGCTGTTCGACGGCGGCGAGGCCGGCATCTTCATCGACGTCCACAAGGACCGCGCCGCCGACCTCGCGAAGAAGCTGAAGCTCTACCGCCTGCGCCGCACCATCGAGATCGCGCCCACGGGCCTGCGCGTGTTCGCGGGCTGGAAGCTGAAAGGCCTCTCCCGCCCCCACGACCCACGCCTTCCCGCGCTCGGCCACCGCTGGCTCGCGGCGGGCGGATCGGTCGACGCGAGCGCGGCGGACTGGCACGCATACCGGATCGGCATCGGCGTGCCCGACACGCCCGATTTCGAGGTCGACAAGACCATGTGGCTGGAAACGAACGCCGCCGAGCTGAACGGCGTCAGCTTCTCGAAGGGCTGCTATGTCGGGCAGGAGAACACCGCGCGCATGAACTGGCGCGCGAAGGTGAACAAACGCCTGCTGCCGGTGATGCTGGCGGAACCCGTGGGCGCGGACCGCACGATCATGGCCGGGGACCGCGAGGCGGGAACGCTGCGCAGCTTCGAGGGCGCACACGGCATCGCCTTGCTTCGCGTCGAATATGCCGATGCGCTGCTGACGCTCGGCGGCCATCCCGTCAGCGTCGAATGGCCGGAATGGCTGCCGCGTCCGAAGGACGCAGAACAGGGGAAGGACTGA
- a CDS encoding valine--tRNA ligase: MTIEKTFAPGEIEARWYKYWEENGKFRPARPDAAPFTIVNPPPNVTGSLHIGHALDNTLQDIVVRYERLRGKDALWVVGTDHAGIATQMVVERRLEERQDKRTNYSREDFVAKVWDWKAESGGQITRQLRRLGCSMDWSREQFTMDPHFTRAVVKVFVDLYNQGLVYRDKRLVNWDPKLKTAISDLEVETREVKGHFWRFKYPLADGARLPDGRDHIEVATTRPETMLADMAVAVHPEDERYKAVIGKAIVQPITGRRFRVVADEHADPELGSGAVKITPGHDFNDFEVGKRAGIKPADMLNMFDAEAKVVQTADGLIPDEFLGLDRFDARGLVVERLKEQGFLIPHVDKDGNEHDAEPRTIQTPFGDRGGVVIEPWLTDQWYVNAGELAKKPIEAVRSGAIEIVPKTWEKTFFNWMENIQPWCVSRQLWWGHRIPAWYDEDGNAYVAETEEAAQALAGNKKLIRDEDVLDTWFSSALWPFATLGWPDEDAPLLNKHYPNDLCISGFDILFFWDARMAMQGLHFMGDVPWRRLYLHGLVRAADGQKMSKSKGNVVDPLGLIDKYGADALRFFMAAMESQGRDVKMDERRVEGYRNFATKLWNAARFCQSNGIAASRTIAAPQASLAVNRWIVAEVAATAKALETAMAELRFDAYADAIYQFTWSRFCDWYLELIKPVLSSVSPAEAGAHGADGMDSGLRRNDEREETKAVAGWALDQILVMLHPVMPFVTEELWHALGERGGHDLITAKWVDVGVVDASASAEIDWLIRLVSEIRSSRTELGVPPGAKLPLHVRDCSPVTVARIDANRPMIERLARIEAISTDPAPAGGAAQIVVDEATYVLPLEGVIDLAAERARLEKNAAAAEKERDGLAARLGNPAFVDKAKPEAVEKARADHAEKSAEAERLRAALARLG, encoded by the coding sequence ATGACGATCGAAAAGACCTTCGCGCCGGGCGAGATCGAGGCCCGCTGGTACAAATACTGGGAAGAGAACGGGAAATTCCGTCCCGCGCGCCCGGACGCGGCGCCGTTCACGATCGTCAACCCGCCGCCCAACGTCACCGGCAGCCTGCACATCGGCCACGCGCTCGACAACACGCTCCAGGACATCGTCGTTCGCTACGAACGCCTGCGCGGCAAGGACGCGCTGTGGGTCGTCGGCACCGACCACGCCGGCATCGCCACGCAGATGGTGGTGGAGCGCCGGCTGGAGGAGCGGCAGGACAAGCGCACCAACTACAGCCGCGAGGATTTCGTCGCGAAGGTGTGGGACTGGAAGGCCGAAAGCGGCGGCCAGATCACCCGTCAGCTCCGTCGCCTCGGCTGCTCGATGGACTGGAGCCGCGAGCAGTTCACGATGGACCCGCACTTCACGCGCGCGGTCGTGAAGGTGTTCGTCGACCTCTACAATCAGGGCCTCGTCTACCGCGACAAGCGGCTGGTGAACTGGGACCCCAAGCTGAAGACCGCGATCTCGGACCTCGAGGTCGAGACGCGCGAGGTGAAGGGCCATTTCTGGCGCTTCAAATACCCGCTCGCGGACGGCGCGCGCCTGCCCGACGGCCGCGACCATATCGAGGTCGCCACCACGCGCCCCGAAACCATGCTCGCCGACATGGCGGTGGCCGTGCACCCGGAGGACGAGCGCTACAAGGCCGTGATCGGCAAGGCGATCGTGCAGCCGATCACCGGCCGCCGTTTCAGGGTGGTCGCCGACGAGCACGCCGACCCCGAACTCGGCTCGGGCGCGGTCAAGATCACGCCGGGCCACGACTTCAACGACTTCGAGGTCGGCAAGCGCGCCGGGATAAAGCCCGCCGACATGCTCAACATGTTCGACGCCGAAGCGAAGGTGGTGCAGACGGCGGACGGCCTCATCCCGGATGAATTCCTCGGCCTCGACCGTTTCGATGCCCGGGGGCTGGTCGTCGAGCGGCTGAAGGAGCAAGGCTTCCTGATCCCGCACGTCGACAAGGACGGAAACGAACACGACGCCGAGCCGCGCACGATCCAGACCCCGTTCGGCGACCGCGGCGGCGTGGTGATCGAGCCGTGGCTGACCGACCAGTGGTACGTGAACGCCGGGGAACTGGCGAAGAAGCCGATTGAGGCGGTGCGCAGCGGCGCCATCGAGATCGTCCCCAAGACGTGGGAAAAGACCTTCTTCAACTGGATGGAGAACATCCAGCCGTGGTGCGTCTCCCGTCAGCTCTGGTGGGGGCACCGGATTCCGGCGTGGTACGACGAGGACGGCAACGCCTATGTCGCGGAGACCGAAGAGGCGGCGCAGGCCCTCGCGGGCAACAAGAAACTGATCCGCGACGAGGACGTCCTCGACACATGGTTCTCATCCGCCCTCTGGCCGTTCGCCACGCTCGGCTGGCCCGATGAAGACGCACCGCTGCTGAACAAACACTACCCGAACGACCTCTGCATCTCGGGCTTCGACATCCTGTTCTTCTGGGATGCGCGCATGGCGATGCAGGGCCTGCACTTCATGGGCGACGTGCCGTGGCGGCGTCTTTACCTGCACGGGCTGGTGCGCGCCGCCGACGGGCAGAAGATGTCGAAGTCGAAAGGCAACGTCGTCGATCCGCTCGGCCTCATCGACAAATACGGTGCCGATGCGCTGCGCTTCTTCATGGCGGCGATGGAGAGCCAGGGCCGCGACGTGAAGATGGACGAACGCCGCGTCGAGGGCTACCGCAACTTCGCGACCAAGCTGTGGAACGCCGCGCGCTTCTGCCAGTCGAACGGCATCGCGGCCTCGCGCACCATCGCGGCGCCTCAGGCGTCGCTCGCCGTCAACCGCTGGATCGTCGCCGAGGTCGCCGCGACCGCCAAGGCGCTCGAAACCGCGATGGCCGAGCTGCGCTTCGACGCCTATGCGGACGCGATCTACCAGTTCACGTGGAGCCGCTTCTGCGACTGGTATCTCGAACTCATCAAGCCGGTTCTTTCTTCCGTCTCCCCGGCGGAGGCCGGGGCCCATGGGGCCGATGGCATGGATTCCGGCCTTCGCCGGAATGACGAAAGGGAAGAAACGAAAGCCGTCGCCGGATGGGCGCTCGACCAGATTCTGGTCATGCTCCACCCGGTGATGCCGTTCGTCACCGAGGAACTGTGGCACGCGCTCGGCGAGCGCGGCGGGCACGATCTCATCACCGCGAAATGGGTGGACGTCGGCGTGGTCGATGCCAGCGCCTCGGCGGAGATCGACTGGCTGATCCGGCTCGTCTCCGAAATCCGCTCCAGCCGCACCGAACTCGGCGTGCCGCCGGGCGCGAAGCTGCCGTTGCACGTGCGCGACTGTTCGCCGGTCACGGTCGCGCGGATCGACGCCAACCGCCCGATGATCGAACGGCTCGCGCGGATCGAGGCTATCTCCACCGATCCCGCCCCGGCGGGCGGCGCGGCGCAGATCGTCGTCGACGAGGCGACTTATGTGCTCCCCCTCGAAGGCGTCATCGACCTCGCCGCAGAGCGCGCCCGGCTCGAAAAGAACGCGGCCGCGGCGGAGAAGGAGCGGGACGGCCTCGCGGCCCGGCTCGGCAACCCGGCGTTCGTGGACAAGGCGAAGCCGGAAGCGGTCGAGAAGGCACGCGCCGACCATGCCGAGAAATCCGCCGAGGCCGAGCGCCTGCGCGCCGCGTTGGCACGGCTGGGGTAG
- a CDS encoding DUF2497 domain-containing protein: protein MAGKPEPTMEEILASIRRIIAEDDGERVRAPDPEPGIDEPTGETGARFEAEPSAVLELSEAAQGAVSQDVQAKASESFSALSSLRLRGDGTGPETLEDLVREMLQPMLKSWLDANLPEIVEQMVAREIARITRK from the coding sequence ATGGCAGGCAAGCCCGAACCCACGATGGAGGAAATCCTCGCGTCGATCCGCCGCATCATCGCGGAGGATGACGGCGAGCGCGTGCGCGCGCCGGACCCGGAGCCCGGCATCGACGAGCCGACGGGCGAGACCGGCGCGCGGTTCGAGGCGGAGCCGTCGGCGGTTCTGGAGCTTTCGGAGGCGGCGCAGGGCGCGGTTTCGCAGGATGTTCAGGCGAAGGCGTCGGAGAGTTTTTCGGCGCTGTCTTCGCTGCGCCTGCGCGGCGACGGGACGGGGCCGGAAACACTGGAGGACCTCGTCCGCGAGATGCTCCAGCCGATGCTCAAGAGCTGGCTCGACGCCAACCTGCCGGAGATCGTCGAGCAGATGGTCGCCCGCGAGATCGCCCGCATCACGCGCAAGTAG
- a CDS encoding TolC family outer membrane protein: MGLRLSVLMGGAALAALAATPAAAESLRDAMAAAYANNPVLAGARAGQQAVSEGVVQQLGQFRPVLGAQAALDQETSGPGRFNDMSRLVTVGVQLSQPVYRGGRLQAGLKAAKSRELAGREQLRAAENQTIFDTVVAYMDVLRLQAEVELTTNQVHVLERQLQASNDRFEVGDLTRTDVAQSEARLALARSQNIAALGNLANARATYERVVGHAPENLEQPQLPPLIPGTQQQAIDLALADSPFMLAAKSEQEAARQDVRVQKGARLPSVDASFGVGYTNFRGLTAAGAGVRTGGIDYTQNIGATLTLPIFQAGVQGSRIREAEARFSQAEQDTLATERDTIESARQAWENLQSARSTIESAKVQVSANELALEGTRAENEVGSRDILDVLNAEQELLDARVTLVRAERDAFVAGYALLATVGRAEADDLDLPVEIYRPDDYTARAKRHWVDWAPGFDAQPVTTEVTAPGTMGPPVPESVRQ, from the coding sequence ATGGGTCTCAGGCTGAGTGTTCTGATGGGCGGCGCGGCGCTCGCCGCGCTTGCGGCGACGCCGGCGGCGGCGGAAAGCCTTCGCGACGCGATGGCCGCCGCCTACGCCAACAACCCCGTGCTCGCGGGCGCGCGGGCGGGCCAGCAGGCCGTCTCCGAGGGTGTCGTGCAGCAGCTCGGCCAGTTCCGTCCCGTCCTCGGCGCGCAGGCCGCGCTCGATCAGGAAACCTCGGGGCCGGGCCGGTTCAACGACATGAGCCGCCTCGTCACGGTCGGCGTGCAGCTCAGCCAGCCGGTCTATCGCGGCGGCCGCCTGCAGGCCGGGCTGAAGGCGGCGAAGAGCCGGGAACTCGCGGGCCGCGAGCAGCTTCGCGCCGCCGAGAACCAGACGATCTTCGACACTGTCGTCGCCTACATGGACGTGCTGCGCCTTCAGGCCGAGGTCGAGCTGACGACGAATCAGGTGCATGTGCTCGAACGCCAGTTGCAGGCGTCGAACGACCGCTTCGAGGTCGGCGACCTGACGCGCACCGACGTCGCGCAGAGCGAGGCGCGGCTCGCGCTCGCCCGCAGCCAGAACATCGCCGCGCTCGGCAATCTCGCGAACGCGCGCGCCACCTACGAGCGCGTCGTCGGCCATGCGCCGGAGAACCTGGAGCAGCCGCAACTGCCGCCGCTCATCCCCGGCACACAGCAGCAGGCGATCGACCTCGCGCTCGCCGACAGCCCGTTCATGCTCGCCGCGAAGTCGGAGCAGGAAGCGGCGCGTCAGGACGTGCGCGTGCAGAAGGGCGCGCGCCTGCCGAGCGTCGATGCGTCGTTCGGCGTCGGCTACACGAACTTTCGCGGCCTGACCGCGGCGGGCGCGGGCGTGCGCACCGGCGGCATCGACTATACGCAGAACATCGGCGCCACGCTGACGCTGCCGATCTTCCAGGCCGGCGTGCAGGGCTCGCGCATCCGCGAGGCCGAGGCGCGCTTCTCGCAGGCCGAGCAGGATACGCTGGCGACCGAGCGCGACACCATCGAGAGCGCGCGGCAGGCGTGGGAAAACCTGCAAAGCGCCCGCTCGACCATCGAATCGGCGAAGGTGCAGGTGAGCGCCAACGAACTCGCGCTCGAAGGCACGCGCGCCGAGAACGAGGTCGGCTCGCGCGACATCCTCGACGTGCTGAACGCCGAGCAGGAACTGCTCGATGCGCGCGTCACGCTGGTCCGCGCCGAGCGGGACGCGTTCGTGGCCGGATACGCGCTGCTCGCCACGGTCGGCCGCGCCGAGGCGGACGACCTCGACCTGCCGGTCGAGATCTACAGGCCGGACGACTACACCGCGCGCGCCAAGCGGCACTGGGTGGACTGGGCGCCGGGCTTCGACGCGCAGCCGGTGACGACTGAGGTGACGGCGCCGGGCACGATGGGTCCGCCGGTTCCGGAAAGCGTCCGGCAGTAG
- a CDS encoding protein-L-isoaspartate O-methyltransferase family protein produces MKLPDFRKMRSAMIDSQLRPNGIIEPNLIAAIKYVPREMYVPAELSSLAYLDEALEVVPGRWLPAPLPGCLLMSALEVAPTERALIVGGTTGYSASILARLCAHVTLVEDDATLVRRASSAISKTGVSNVSVVEGPLAEGCAEGAPYDVLLIDGEVEAVPDALIAQVRDGGRIAAVLADRGAAPSVSVGRVAGGHVGWTRLLEAGAPVLKGFERPRVFEF; encoded by the coding sequence GTGAAATTGCCGGACTTCAGGAAGATGCGCAGCGCGATGATCGACAGCCAGCTGCGCCCGAACGGCATCATCGAACCCAATCTCATCGCCGCCATCAAGTACGTGCCGCGCGAGATGTATGTCCCCGCCGAGCTTTCCTCGCTTGCCTATCTGGACGAGGCGCTTGAGGTCGTGCCGGGCCGCTGGCTGCCTGCGCCGCTCCCCGGCTGCCTGCTGATGTCCGCGCTGGAGGTGGCGCCGACCGAGCGCGCGCTCATCGTCGGCGGCACGACGGGCTATTCGGCCTCGATCCTCGCACGGCTGTGCGCGCACGTCACGCTCGTCGAGGACGATGCGACGCTGGTGCGCCGCGCCTCGTCCGCGATCTCCAAGACCGGCGTTTCCAACGTCAGCGTCGTCGAGGGACCGCTCGCCGAAGGCTGCGCCGAGGGCGCGCCGTATGACGTGCTGCTGATCGACGGCGAGGTCGAGGCCGTGCCGGACGCGCTGATCGCGCAGGTGCGCGACGGCGGACGCATCGCCGCCGTGCTCGCCGACCGCGGCGCCGCGCCGAGCGTCTCGGTCGGCCGCGTCGCGGGCGGCCATGTCGGCTGGACGCGCCTGCTCGAAGCGGGCGCCCCGGTTCTCAAGGGTTTCGAGCGGCCGCGGGTATTCGAGTTCTAG
- a CDS encoding DUF1778 domain-containing protein — translation MTRQAQRKEHPLSMRLPDTDIAIIDRAARLRGRSRTDFVRDAAVRAAEDVLMETTPIRMSAEGFDAFMAAVSGPATPVPEMVELFRRVAPWETDAASTGS, via the coding sequence ATGACACGACAGGCACAACGCAAGGAACACCCGCTGTCCATGAGACTGCCGGATACCGATATTGCCATTATCGACCGCGCCGCCCGCCTGCGCGGACGATCGCGAACCGATTTCGTACGCGATGCCGCCGTACGCGCTGCCGAGGACGTGCTGATGGAAACGACCCCGATCCGCATGAGTGCGGAAGGGTTCGACGCGTTCATGGCTGCCGTATCCGGCCCGGCAACGCCTGTTCCCGAAATGGTGGAACTGTTCCGCCGCGTTGCCCCATGGGAAACCGATGCAGCCTCGACCGGGAGCTGA
- a CDS encoding GNAT family N-acetyltransferase, giving the protein MAISAPEPLAAAHDVSAFSCGKPSLDRWLQTRALSNQEKGFTAVMVVHAQGRVIGYYGLAPTSVIPAHLPRSIRTGQPPDPVPCLLLGQLATDQAWAGKGIGSGLLKHALQRCITASRLIGGRALVVNAVDDEAAQFWTRWGFLASKDDPLTLFRSIADIARSIA; this is encoded by the coding sequence TTGGCGATCTCCGCGCCTGAACCGCTCGCTGCGGCTCATGACGTTTCCGCATTTTCCTGCGGCAAACCTTCACTAGACCGCTGGTTGCAGACCCGTGCCCTGTCCAATCAAGAGAAGGGCTTTACAGCAGTGATGGTGGTGCACGCGCAAGGGCGCGTGATCGGCTATTATGGCCTCGCGCCGACTTCGGTCATCCCGGCCCACCTACCCCGCTCGATCCGCACGGGTCAGCCGCCTGATCCTGTACCCTGCCTTCTGCTGGGGCAGCTTGCCACCGATCAGGCCTGGGCAGGCAAAGGGATTGGTAGCGGCCTTTTAAAGCACGCGCTCCAACGCTGTATTACAGCGTCCCGGCTAATCGGGGGACGTGCGCTGGTGGTCAATGCCGTCGACGATGAAGCCGCACAATTCTGGACACGTTGGGGTTTCCTGGCCTCCAAGGACGACCCATTGACTCTGTTCAGGTCAATTGCAGACATCGCAAGATCGATTGCGTGA
- a CDS encoding helix-turn-helix domain-containing protein has product MEPVAISINDTAKVLGVCRSSVYGLIKSGGLDAIKIGRRTLLTTESIRRLAQTRSAV; this is encoded by the coding sequence ATGGAACCCGTTGCCATCTCTATCAACGATACCGCCAAGGTCCTCGGCGTTTGTCGATCATCGGTATACGGCCTGATCAAGTCGGGCGGACTCGACGCGATCAAGATCGGCAGGCGCACCTTGCTGACCACCGAGTCCATCAGGCGGTTGGCGCAAACCCGGTCCGCCGTCTGA
- a CDS encoding type IV secretion system DNA-binding domain-containing protein, translating to MTHDRRIHADAVRRQLRGNHARRFKRQAGIMLGAVALGAVAAPYAMLDRDAQWAAGVYAYARTSLWVADGAVADPEISVTYRGADYRVSARAVIASRYYREAADAVLIYAARGCGLGFAAWLLGLILLKGAAARRRERALEDRIIAGTLVTTERRLAKLVGKEARTDALSIGKVPIPARLETRHMAMIGTTGSGKTTVLRQLLDGIEARGDAALIYDTSGEFVAHYYRPERGDVILNPFDARCAFWTPFAEIAHPADAARIAHQFITETNSRDHDVWLETARILVANMIRKLWEEGNTTLTALLGALQVKTKDELKAWLTDTSSARTFADDADRATGSVLFMLAKAADLIQFLRAEDSGGAPFAFRDFMSGLDAREAPRPWIFVPRKEDYFEASKPLLACWLECAASAVLGLAPSPERRIWFVLDELADLPRVDNLARLLPEGRKFGAAVVLTFQAMGQMRHRYGPQLAESMLGCCNTKLFLQTIDSETRQWASETIGTCDVEIQTMTDALAEGDDAARTTLGRMRKTRPAVLESELRLPKHEGFLLLPDGLPVARVKLTADHVARRGPPCQPGFVAGDPGTTLWQAARAVPAPQPPSESLSSPPPTSQGPV from the coding sequence GTGACCCACGACCGGCGCATCCATGCCGACGCCGTGCGGCGACAGCTTCGCGGCAACCACGCCCGGCGCTTCAAGCGGCAGGCCGGTATCATGCTTGGCGCCGTCGCGCTCGGCGCGGTGGCGGCGCCCTACGCGATGCTGGACAGGGACGCTCAGTGGGCGGCGGGCGTGTACGCCTACGCGCGGACGAGCTTGTGGGTCGCGGACGGCGCTGTCGCCGATCCCGAGATTAGCGTTACGTATAGGGGAGCGGATTACCGCGTATCCGCGCGTGCCGTCATCGCGAGCCGCTACTACCGCGAAGCGGCAGACGCAGTGCTGATCTACGCCGCTCGCGGATGCGGGCTGGGCTTTGCCGCGTGGCTCTTGGGACTCATCCTGCTCAAAGGTGCCGCTGCGCGGCGGCGCGAGCGCGCGCTTGAGGATCGCATCATCGCCGGAACCTTGGTCACCACCGAGAGGCGGCTGGCGAAACTTGTTGGCAAGGAGGCACGTACCGACGCCCTGTCGATCGGCAAGGTGCCGATCCCGGCCCGACTGGAAACCCGCCATATGGCGATGATCGGCACGACGGGCAGCGGCAAGACTACGGTGCTGCGTCAGCTACTCGACGGGATCGAGGCGCGGGGCGACGCCGCGCTTATCTATGACACCAGCGGCGAGTTCGTCGCGCATTACTACCGGCCCGAGCGCGGCGACGTGATCCTGAACCCGTTCGATGCGCGCTGCGCATTCTGGACGCCGTTCGCGGAGATCGCCCACCCCGCCGACGCCGCGCGTATCGCGCACCAGTTCATCACCGAGACGAACAGCCGGGATCACGACGTGTGGCTGGAGACCGCGCGCATCCTTGTCGCCAACATGATCCGCAAGCTCTGGGAAGAGGGAAATACCACCCTCACCGCCCTGCTCGGTGCGCTTCAGGTGAAGACCAAGGACGAACTCAAGGCCTGGCTGACGGATACCTCATCGGCGCGGACCTTCGCCGACGATGCCGACCGGGCGACGGGCAGCGTGCTCTTCATGCTCGCCAAGGCCGCCGACCTCATCCAGTTCCTGCGCGCCGAGGACAGCGGCGGCGCACCATTTGCGTTCCGCGACTTCATGAGCGGGCTCGATGCGCGCGAGGCCCCGCGCCCGTGGATCTTCGTGCCGCGCAAGGAAGACTATTTTGAAGCGTCGAAACCGCTGCTCGCCTGCTGGCTCGAATGCGCGGCGAGCGCTGTGCTGGGGCTCGCGCCCTCTCCCGAGCGGCGCATCTGGTTCGTGCTCGACGAGCTTGCCGACCTCCCCCGCGTCGACAATCTCGCGCGCCTTCTTCCCGAAGGCCGCAAGTTCGGGGCTGCCGTCGTGCTCACCTTTCAGGCCATGGGGCAGATGCGGCACCGCTACGGGCCGCAGCTTGCCGAGTCGATGCTCGGCTGCTGCAACACCAAGCTGTTCCTGCAAACCATCGATAGCGAGACCCGGCAATGGGCCAGCGAGACCATTGGCACGTGCGATGTCGAAATCCAGACCATGACCGACGCGCTCGCCGAAGGCGACGACGCAGCGCGCACCACCCTTGGCCGAATGCGCAAGACGCGCCCCGCCGTGCTCGAAAGTGAACTGCGCCTCCCCAAGCATGAAGGCTTCCTGCTGCTGCCGGACGGCTTGCCGGTGGCGCGCGTGAAGCTCACCGCCGATCATGTCGCGCGGCGCGGGCCGCCGTGCCAGCCGGGCTTTGTAGCTGGCGATCCAGGCACCACGCTTTGGCAGGCGGCGCGCGCGGTGCCCGCCCCGCAGCCTCCGTCCGAATCCCTGTCCTCGCCGCCCCCCACGAGCCAGGGACCAGTGTGA